The stretch of DNA CTGTTGAGCCTGACGTACTCATAATTGAAGGCAGTTATGGCACAGCACGCCATCCCCATCGCCGTCAGCAGGAAAACCAGTTAGCAGAACGTATTAATAGAGCGATCGCAGAACAAGATTCTGTACTCCTTCCAGTCCCCAACCTTGGTCTCGGTCAAGAACTTTTGATGCTGCTACGAAGTCATCACCTGTTCACAGGTCGAGATTTAGATATTTGGGTAGATCCAACCGTAGCTGGTGGTTGTGATGCTTACCTAGAAATTCTTCCTAACCTACCCGCCTCAGTACAAAACTTTGCTCGACATCAATCATTATTTTGGGATGAAAGGGTACGCCCGCGTGTGCGTCGGTTAAACCCAGAACAGCGCCCCACTACTGGAAAATCTCCTAGTATTATCCTCACTGCTCAAACTGTAGATTTGAGTCAATACTGCCAACCAGACAGCAAACCTTGGCTAGTACTAATACCCCAGCAACCCAGGTACTCAGTTAATCCTGATTTTTCCCATCTCCCACCGGAAATCTCAAAGCTAACTCAAATAGAAACCTATTTATTAGCTCAACATTCTGACGGTCTTGGAACTACTCAGTTAATCCATAACTTACGTCCCAAACACGTAATTTTCATTCACGGCTCCCCAACATATCTAGCCGACTTAACCAGCTTAGATGAATTGCAAAACCGCTATCACTTACATTCTCCTGGCGCTGGGACTTTAGTAGAACTACCAATTGGTGACACCTTTGTGCAACCAGCAGCACCAGCAGAAACCAACTATGAAGGCGAGTTAACCGAACTAGAAACCTTAGTCACAATCACCCTACCAAACACTATAGCGACAGATCCACGTTGGCAAAACTTTGGCGATACTGGCTTAATCGAAGCGCGTTGGCAGGGAGAAGAATTGGTCTTGCGGGGGTTATCACAACGTGAACTGATGACCCAAAGAAGTAATGCTCGTGTGCCAATAGACCTTGAGTGCTGCGGTAATTGCCTTTATATGCGAGGACAGCGGTGTTGGAACCCAGCCTCTCCCTTGTACGGTTTTAAAGTGACACCGGAGGGCTATTGTCCGGTTTTTGAGCCAGCGCCACCTAATCCTCAAAAGGATGAAGGAAGTTGAGGGAGCAACAGAGCAAGGGAAGGGGACAATTAATTCACTCATCCCTTCTCTCTAGTGTCCTTACTCTTCTGGAAAACGGGGGCGAATTTGTTCAGCTTCTGGGCAATCATCAGAAACTAGCGGTTCCGCATTGCCTCTTGGTACAGAAGCTAACTTCTGACTTACCGCGCCAATGCTTTCCAAACGTACCATCTCTTCCCAAGAACACATTTCATCTTCTTCATCGATCTCGTAGCGAATTGTAACTAAATCTCCTTCGATGTCAAGAATGCGAGCCCGTTCAATCCAACGTTGTTGATCCCGCAAGAAAATACAGACCTCACGACCATCGCAACAGAGTTGATAAATCTTGCGGTGTAGCATGGGTTGCTTCTCCTAATCAGATAATTTTTTATATTCTTAAGGAAACTGCGACCCCAAGGTACAGGGACACAGAATTTATTGAGCTTCAAAAAAGTTAAAACAGGTAGCTGTACCTGGTTAAGTATCCTTATACACAATTTCTCGGCGAAATCGGTATCTGGCTGACCAGCAGTTACCATCGTAAATATCCAATCCTAAATTCCCAACTCAAATTTAATGCCTTTGTTATTTGTGAGTAACGATAATTGCTTAAGGTGAGGGATTGAAATGATGTTAGTGATTTAATTTGAAAGTGTAGCTTAAATCGTGTAAGAATTTGCCAATTTTTTAAACAAGTGTTTTGATGGTAGCAATCTACATGAGCTATGCTCATGGGAACATCTCAACGGCTAAAGACACTGACATCGCGGCAATGACAGGGTTAAATATACTGTCTGATTCTACCCGATAATAAGTCACGTTGCCTTAGCATTCACACAGAGGAAGCATTGCGGTTGAGAAAAAAGTTTAGCCATTTCTACCAATGAGCGCACATGAGATAGCGAGGTTAGCTTTTTTAGGGTCATGCACTCTGAAGTTTTAGACCATATTAATATTCTAGTCATAAATATCGCGATCGCACACTGTTAAAAATATATAAATTTCAGCACAATTAGCGACAAAAGCCTGTTAAATCTTGGCTACAGGTAAACATTACCGAAATTTTTAGGGGAAACAATGTTTGCGATCGCCCAAAAGCTACAGCAATATAAAACCTATATCCTCTCCGATGACGATTCCCAATCACAACTCGAAGTCGTTCCTGAGCGAGGTGGGATCATTACAAGCTGGCGTATCCAAGGACAAGAAATCCTTTACTTAGATGCTGAACGCTTTACCAAGCCAGACTTAAGTGTACGGGGCGGCATCCCTATTTTATTTCCTATTTGTGGTAACTTACCTGAAAACACATATACATTTCAAAATCAGCAGTATACCCTTAAGCAACACGGTTTTGCCCGTGATTTGCCTTGGGAAGTTACAGAGCAAGTAACACAAGAGCGCCTCAGCCTTACCATAGTACTGAACAGCAACGATCAAACCCGTGCTGTCTACCCGTTTGATTTTCAACTAGCCTTTACCTACGAACTTAAAGGCAATACTTTAGAGATTCGCCAACGCTACACCAATCATGGGGCAACCACAGCAGGATTATCCCTAGAACCCATGCCCTTTTCTACAGGTTTACATCCTTACTTCTGGACACCCCATAAAACACAGTTGCAGTTTGAGATTCCCTCATCTGAGTACTACGACCAAATTCATCACACCACCCATCCTTTTAGCGGTGAATTTAATTTCACCCAAGATGAGATTGATGTAGCCTTCAAGCAACTGAGTGGTAATTCTGCAAGCATTACTGACAATGGGCGCAAATTAAAGTTAACTCTCAGTTACGACGACAGCTATTCCACCTTAGTTTTTTGGACAGTCAAGGGCAAAGACTACTACTGCATAGAACCTTGGACAGCTCCCCGCAATGCCCTTAACACTAAAGAAAGCCTGATCCAGCTAGAACCTGGAGCAAGTTTAGAGACTCATGTGAGCCTTACAGTAGATTTTTTCTAAAAAAACCTTTGACTTTTTAGAAAATTATGTTATATTGATAAACGTTGTGAAAACAACGGATACATCGGGTCGCTAACTCAACGGTAGAGTACTCGGCTTTTAACCGATTTGTTCCGGGTTCGAATCCCGGGCGACCCATATCAAATATATATATATAATAATCTTATGTTTCTGAAATAAAGAGAAAATCTCAATTTCAGATATGATTTAGTACAGTTTGGTAAAGTATCTTAAGATTGTCGTAATAATTACGCTCATATCAAGCCAACTAGCTGCTCACGACAAAAAATTTAGGAGGACTATCTATGGCGCTCGTACCAATGCGTTTGCTGCTGGATCATGCGGCTGAGAATGGCTATGGCATCCCAGCCTACAACGTCAATAACATGGAGCAGATTCAAGCCATTATGAATGCTGCCCATGAGACAGATAGCCCTGTGATTTTGCAAGCTTCTCGTGGCGCACGTAAGTACGCTGGGGAATCTTTCCTGCGCCATCTGATTTTGGCTGCGGTTGAAACCTATCCTGATATCCCCATTT from Oculatellaceae cyanobacterium encodes:
- a CDS encoding MBL fold metallo-hydrolase, which encodes MSQNLSALSQSNEELVCLPFGVGHADEGVCLLVRMGPYRILLDCGLEDISPLLTSGKPPADLVLCSHAHSDHAKGLLALHQAFPKLPIYASDVTSQLLPLNWTDQEPEISQFCQALSWRSPVEFQDGLCAELFPSGHLPGAAAILLTYTGLYRSYTILYTGDFFLSNSRLVEGLPIDALRTVEPDVLIIEGSYGTARHPHRRQQENQLAERINRAIAEQDSVLLPVPNLGLGQELLMLLRSHHLFTGRDLDIWVDPTVAGGCDAYLEILPNLPASVQNFARHQSLFWDERVRPRVRRLNPEQRPTTGKSPSIILTAQTVDLSQYCQPDSKPWLVLIPQQPRYSVNPDFSHLPPEISKLTQIETYLLAQHSDGLGTTQLIHNLRPKHVIFIHGSPTYLADLTSLDELQNRYHLHSPGAGTLVELPIGDTFVQPAAPAETNYEGELTELETLVTITLPNTIATDPRWQNFGDTGLIEARWQGEELVLRGLSQRELMTQRSNARVPIDLECCGNCLYMRGQRCWNPASPLYGFKVTPEGYCPVFEPAPPNPQKDEGS
- a CDS encoding DUF6679 family protein, which codes for MLHRKIYQLCCDGREVCIFLRDQQRWIERARILDIEGDLVTIRYEIDEEDEMCSWEEMVRLESIGAVSQKLASVPRGNAEPLVSDDCPEAEQIRPRFPEE